AAATCCTTACGTCATACGGCGTTTCTATGTAAATTACCCTTTTATCACTGTCGATATTGAAATATTTACCGCCACCTAACGTAGCACCGTTCTGCCAGAAAGTTTGAATCCCTTCCTCTCTGCTTCCGCAGAAAATTGTGTTCGTGTAGATATTTTTACTTTTCGTGTTGGAAATCACTTCCTTGTAATTTATTTTTCCTTGGTCAAAAGCCTCATTTCCGGCAATATAGATTAGCTTCATACTTTTTTCATTGCCATCCCAGTTCAGATTGTTTGAGGCATCTCTGATTACCGCCCCACAGTATTCGCTGCCGCCATTGGTTCTCAGGGCAAATAATTTCTCTGAAACCAGATCAAGATCCTGAGTCAGCGGAGTCACCTGGTGGATGTAATTTTCATCACGGATACCGTCGTTTCCATACTCATAAAGAGCAATTTCTATTTGTGATGCCTGTCCGTTGTACTTCAATGTGGTTAAAGTATTTACAATATTCCAGAGCCTGGATTTAGCCTGATCGATGAGTCCGTCCATACTGTTGGAAGTGTCCAGCAGAAGCGCAACCTGAATTTTATTGCCTTTTGCTGTTAGTACTGTTGGTGTTAAGGAAGCGCTTTGAATCAATGCTGCTCTGTCTGCTGTAGTGCTGTTTGAACAGCGGCTGTCTGAAAAACTGCCGGAGCTTAAAAAAGCCGTGCATGCTGTCAATGCTAAGATTTTTAAAGTAGTCATAATACTATTTTTTTATTGGTTATCTGCTGTAATATTGAACCTGCATCTCTTTTGGATACTTCACCTCATAAGAGAAATTGATTTTGTCCGAGCTTCCGCTGCTGATGTTTCTGTTCCAAAGAATACTTCCTGTCTTCTCATCGAGACTTCCGTTTCCGATTTCTAATGCCTTAACCAGGATCTTAGAATTTTCACTGATGGGAAGCTGATCCAGGATTTCCAGTTCGATGCTTTCTTTTGTATTGTTCCTGATGCTGATCTGGTAAGATTCTGTATCCCATTTATTGCTGTTAAAGTTTTTCTGGGCAGTTTTATCTTCCAGTTTGATTCTTTTTACCGTAATTCTTTCATCTACGCCTAATGAGATTGGGAATTCATCTTTTACATAATTGCTGGTAATACTAGTTTTCCCGATATAATTATCTTCAAAATAGATATTGGCTTCTCCGGAGATCAGGTTAAGATTCTGCCAGTTTTTAATGAAAGCCATCATGAATACCTGATTGTTCAGTTTTGGAACCGTATGGTATTTATAAGTAGCATCAATCTGTTTTTTATCAAGAATCACATACTGTTCTTTTTCCTGGCTCAGAATGGTCTGGTTATAATTAAGCTCATAAATCACGTTCAATTGGCTGTCTGAAACGGTTGCTACCGGAATCTGGCTTGGTTTAGCAGCAACTTCAGCTCTTATCTGATAAGAGTTTACCTCTTTTGCAGCTGCTTTCAGTTGATAGCCTGCTGTTTCAGCCTGAGCATTATAAGCAGTATATTCCGCAACATACAAAGGAGAAAGAATGGGTCTGTCCTGGTTATAAGAAGGTCTGTAAGTAGAAACAAAGAGCTTTACATTTTTCCAGTCCTGTCCCGTTTTCTGGTAGATCTTTCCTTTATACACCATTTCGAGAGGTTTCTTTACCGATTCGGCTCGCAGATCGTAAGACGGGATCCAGCCTGCATCGGAAACAATATAGCTGACTCCTAAATTCAGATTGGTTTCATTCTCTGCGAGAATTTCCAGAAGAAGCTCTTTTCTGTTCGTGTTCTTATTGGTTTGCTCTTCTCCTGATTGTTTATTGATTTTGGCAATGCCTTCATCCAGAACCAATTTCTGCTCGTCTAAAACAAAAATCTGGTTATCAATTTCCAGCATCCTTTTTCTGTAAAATTCTGTCAGTTTCATCAGCTGTTCTTGTGGAGTAGATTTATCATTGGTGGAAACTTTTAAATTGTCGTTAATGATATTTTGTTCGCCAGTCAGGTTCTTGATCTGAATATTCAGTAAATTGGCCTGTCTCTGTAATTTCTTTCTTTCATCATCAGGCTTCTTTTCACTGTCTGATAACTCATCATCTTTTAGAAAATTATTTTGTGGCGTTATGGAAAGCAGAGTGGTATTCTTTTCAAGATTGATTTTATACGTATTCTCATCCAGGTTATTGGGAAGATTGATAATTCGTACCCTGTTTCTTCCTTTCTGAAGGCTCACATTGGTGCTTCCGAAAACTTTAGCACCCTGCAGGAATACGGTGGCCTGCTTTACCTCAATTTCTTTTTTGATTTCCTGTGCTTCCAAAAATGAAACAGAAAATGAAATGAGTAGTATTAAATAGTGTTTCATAGTATATTATTTTAAATTCCTGAAGTAAAATTACCTGGATTCAAGGCTGAAAATTGGGAAACTTGGTGAAACCATACTTTCACTTGGTAAGCTTAACCGCCAGTCTGCAAAAAGAAAAAACAGCCCTTTCGGACTGTCTCTTAAATCTGTTATTCTAAAGTATTTCGTATCTCGTTTTGATGCTGTATTTGATCTTGATATTCTCTATATTTTCAAAAGAAATGTCTGCAGAAGCATCTGCTGCTTCCAGTTGTATATTTCTCATGCCACTTTTATAGGCTATAGGCATTACAGTATCGCTTGTATAATCTTCAATTTCGATAATCTCCAGCGGGGCACCCGTTTTTTTGCCCATACTTTCCAGGAGATAGTCTGCCTTTTCCTTTGCTGCTTTTAAAGCATTTATTTTTACTGCTTTTCGGAAGTCTGCAATTTTAGTATTCTTTACTTCTGCAATATTCAGGTTGCTTACCCATTTTTGGTTCAGGTCTTCAAATACTTTGCTGATATTGGCTTTTGTGTTGGCTTTGAATGTATAGCTTTTTGTAAATTTTCCATTTTTAGCATAGATATTTTGGTACATAGATTTGAACTTGATGTCATCGTTCTTTATACCAGCATTCTTCAAAGTTTCAAACAATTTCTTCTCATTGTCCGCAAGCTCGTTCTTATTATCTGCTTTAATGCCGATGTTGAAGATGATCTCATCCGGTTCTACTTCCATTTCCGCAATACCAGTTACTTCAATGGCATTTTTCTTTACTTCCTGTGCATGTACAAAACTCCCCAGGCTAAAGATTCCGATCAATAAAAAATGTCTTAATTTCATAATTTCTTGTTTTAAATTCTGAAGTAAAATTACTGCGATAAGAAACCGGAAATCGGGAGACTTGGTGAATTGTGGTTTTCACTTGGTGGATTGCTCAAAACAGGGAATTTTTGAAATGAGGCTTTTAAAACTATTAGGATATTTTAATGGTAAAAATAAGGCAGTCTAATATTCTCATTTTTAATCTGGAAAACTGGGTGAAATGAGGCTTTGACTTGGTAAAGAATAGAATAGGATACATAAAGTTTTACTTACTTTGCATTAAAGATCCGAAATCCGTGAAATTAGTTTTTAAAATATTCTTCATATTCATTCTTGCTGCAGGAAATTTCTGTATAGCACAGGATTCTGCGCGGGTTACTAAAGCTTATAAATCTGCTGCAAGATTAAAAAAAGCAGTTGATAATAATGATAATAAAGGTGTTGCAGACACCTATGTAGGTATTGCCAATGATTATTTTGACCAAGGGAATTATGCTAAAAGTGAAGAGTTTTTGGTCAAAGCCAGAAACATTTACAAAAACCTCAATGATAAAAAGAATCTGGAAATCGTAACCCGGAAAATTGCCCAGTCACAGGAAAAACAGAATAAAATAACCCCGGCCATCAGCAATTACAGTATGGCTGCTGAAATGAGCTATACGGAAAAAAGCAGAGCGGTAAATGCTAATGATGTGGCGAGACTTTCTTCTCCAACAGTCGAACAGAAAGCAGAAGCAATACAGGATAATATTAATATAAGTTTAAAAGGAAAAGATAAAGGCGATCTTGCCGCAAGCTACAGCCAGATGGCCGATGTGAATATTCAACAGAAAGATATTCCCAGAGCAGAAGAAAACCTGAACAGTGCCTATGCTATTTCTAAAAAAGAAGCGCCTCAGCAGGCTTTAGAGATTAATCAGAAACTGACGAATTTCTACGTTGAGAACAGGAATTTTGAAAAAGCTATTGAAGCCAAAAAGAAAGTCCTGAAAGAAGATTTTGTAAAAGAAAATTCACAGGAAAAAGTCAACCAGATCCAGGAACTGGCCGATATTTATATTAAAAAAAATGATCCGGAAGAAGCTGTCGTACTATTAAAAAATGCTTACGGAATTGCCCTGGAAAAAGGACATACACTGGAAGCTCAGAAAAGTGTAAAAAGACTGGACAGCCTTTATAATAGGTCAGGAAATACCGATGCTTCTATGTTGCTGTACAGAGATTTTCTGGGGAAACTCCCTGATCTTGTTTCTAAGGACAGAAGTCTGGTTGATAATAAAGTACTGGAAGATACAGAACAGAGAATTTCTCAGCTGGAAAAAGAACGGGAGTTAAAAGACGCTTTGATCCGTAGGAAGAATGTATTTAATTACAGCCTGATTGGTGTTCTGATCCTTTTGACCGGGCTGATAATCTTTATTTTCAGAACACTGAAAAAAGTTCAGATCAAAAATAAAAAAATTGCCCTGCAGTCGCTGAGAAGAGAAATGAATCCGCACTTTATCTTTAACAGTTTAAACAGTGTCAATCATTTTATAGCAACTAATAATGAGCTGGAAGCGAATCAGTATCTAACAAAATTCTCAAAGCTGATGCGGGGTGTCATGGAAAATTCAACTGAAGATTTTATTCCATTCCAACAGGAGCTGGATTTACTCCAGAATTATCTTGCTTTAGAAAAGACCCGTTTTGCTGATAAATTCGATTATAAAGTTGAGGTGGATGAAAGGCTGAATATGCAGAGCCTGAAAGTTCCCGGAATGCTTGTTCAGCCCTTCCTGGAAAATGCAGTCTGGCACGGACTCCGTTACAGAAGTGAAAAAGGATTTTTGAAACTGAATTTTGAAAAAGAAGCCCAGCATTTAAAGATCACCATTGAAGACAACGGAATAGGCATTGAAGAAAGCAAAAAACAGAAGACCCAGCATCAAAAGACCCGGGAAGGCCGTGGCATGAAAAATACACTGGAAAGGATTAAACTGCTGAATGATCTTTACAAAAAAGACATCACCAGTTCTATAAAAGATAAGGAAAACGGCAGTGGAGTTTTAGTGACCATAAAAATAAACCTGTCATAAATAGATAGAAAATGAAGAAACGTTTATTCATATCGGTATTCATATTTTCATTAATTGGAATACTACACGGACAGGAAATTAACAGTCTCCGTTTTGAAAATATAATAAAAAGCCTGAAGCTTGATAAAACCAAAATCAAAGAAGAATTCTGCGCAGAAAAGAAAATGCCGAATGCCGAAGATTCTTATATTGCTGTACTGCCAATCCTGCAGGGCAAGGAAGAAGAGGATTTTTTTGTGGTCCGGAATTATATTGTCATTACCGACGAAAATGGTGTGATCAAAAACCAATATTTTGATCCTGTGGAAATCACTTCCGATGCTGTGATGCTGAGAAGTGTAAGCATAGACACAGGTCTATATAATATCAGCAGTGATACCCGGGCTTTTGGTATCAACATAAGTGTTGCCAACGGCAGCCAGCCCAATCCATATTCTTCAGAAACGGTCTCTTTGTATTATCCAACAGGAAAAACGCTTAAAAAGGTTTTAAATATGTTTGAATTAAATACTCATGGCGGTGAATGGGATACCCGGTGTACAGGTGAATTCCGAGATGATCATTCCGTGATTATAATGGATAAAACAAAAACCAGCAATTTCACAGACCTGAAAATAAAAACCATATCTGAAGAAACAGAAAGCAAAGAAGTAAACGGAGATTGTAAAGAAAATAAAACTTCAAAAACCTCCTATAGGATTTTAAAATTTAAAAACGGAAAATACCAGTAAAACCGGGCTCGATCTAACCTATTACCTAATCCCAATCTCATGAAAATAAAATCTGTAATCGTAGACGATGAGCTTATTGCTAGAGAAGTTCTCAGAAATTACATCACCAAATACTGTCCTCAGGTAGAAATAGTGGGCGAAGCAGAAAATATCAAAGAAGCTGTTCCTTTGATCGCTGAAAAGCAGCCGCAACTTGTTTTCCTGGATGTGGAAATGCCTTTCGGAAATGCCTTTGATGTATTGGAGGCGACCAAAGAATTTTCCTATGAAACAATCTTTATCACGGCTTTTTCTCAATATTCACTGCAGGCGCTTAATAAATCAGCAAGTTATTATATTTTAAAACCCATTGATATCCAGGAGCTTATTCTGGCGGTCAATAAAGTAGCAGAAAGCCTGGAAAAGAAAGAAGAACTCAACCGTAATAAAATTCTCCTCGAAAATTTAAAGTTAAAATCTGAAAAACAACAGCTTATCCTGCCTACACTACAGGGATTTGACGTGGTAAAAACTGAAGATATCCTAAGATTGCAGGCAGACGGAAATTTTACACAGGTTTATCTTACAGACGGTTCAAAAAAGATGGTGTGCCGTTTTCTGAAGCATTTTGATGACCTGCTGGAAAATCCTTTTGTACGGGTTCACCGTTCCCATATCATCAATTCAGGGTTTGTAAAATCTTACCATAAAAGCGGAACCATTATGCTTTCCGATGATACGGAAATTGAGGTTTCAGGTAGTTTTAAAGATAATTTCCTGAAAGTCTTTTCTTAGAATTTATTGTTCATTAATAACTAAAAGGCACCATTTTTGAAGTTTTCAGGGCAATCACAAAATATTTACTTATGAAAACTCTTCAGAAAATTGCTATCCCCGTCACATTAGGTGTTTTAGGTTTTATGATATTTAATTCCTGCTCAACGGGAATTCCGAAAGGAGCAGTAGCCGTCAACAATTTTGATGTTAAAAAATACCTTGGAAGATGGTATGAAATTGCCCGTTTCGATTATAGATTCGAGAAAAATATGGACAATGTCACTGCCGAATATTCTGAAAACCCTGATGGTACCATTCGGGTAGATAATAAAGGCTATGATTATATAAAAAAAGAGCACAAAGAATCTATTGGAGAAGCCAGATTTGTAAAAGACAAAACAGAAGCCCGTCTCAAAGTTTCATTTTTCAAACCAATCTGGGCCGGCTACAATGTTATTGATATCGATGAAGACTATCAGTATGCGTTGGTTGCAGGAAGCAGCTTAAAATATTTATGGATTCTATCAAGAACGCCATCTATTCCGGATAGTATTAAGCAGCGATTCATTGAAAAAGCAAAAAAAATAGGTTATAATACAGATGAATTGATCTGGGTGAAACATAATTAGAGTTGACGGTCAAGAGCCAATAATCAAGATTTTAGATGTAAGATATCAGATATCAGGCAATTATTACTGGTGGCTTCGGAAGCTTCAGCCACCGGATATTGCCCATTAGTGCATATTTCCATGTCAGGTTTTTGACTATAATATGATTCTTAGCTACTGCCAACAAGCAATTTTTCTTTCACACATATACTTAAACCCCTCCAGATTTCCGATACTTAAACTCTGGCAAACTCCTTCCATTCCTCAAAACGCTGATCAATTAGCAGTTTTATCAGGTCATAGTTTTCATAGGTATCTTCTACATGGTAGAAAGATTCGTATTCAAAATCATTTTCTTCTGCTTTCCTGTCGAAAGTTTCAGAATAATCATCTGCAAACGATTTGAATTTTTTTCCAAATGCAGTATCATCGTTGTAATAAGCCTGTGCAAAGCCGTTACTGAGATCATTAAGATCATGCTCACTGAACTTTTCATCACACACTTCTATTAGGAATTCACCTCCTGTCATCTCGCGTCTTTTCACCCTTTGGATTTCATCTGTAGAATCTTCCATTAATTCATCCGAAATCAGATCATTGTTGATACACCATGCCAGAAACATTCCGATATGGGTTGCTGCATTTTCATCAGGTAAATTTTCCGGATATTCTCCGCCATAGTGCCAGGAAGCATCATCATATTTTGCCATCGCCTAATAATTATAGTTTTAAACAGTATCAGCCAAAGATAGAAAAAATCATTTTATGTTGTCGCAGCCGCAGATTTTCCCGTCATTTGCAGGAGATTTTCTTTTAAGAATTTATATATGGAAAAAGCTGTTCTGATTACTATCGGTGATGAAATCCTTTCCGGAAACACCGTTGATACCAATTCTAATTTTATTGCCACAGAACTTAAGAATATAGGCATACAGGTTACCCAGATTTTCACCATTTCAGACGAAATTGATACCATTAAAAATACCTTAAAAGCTGCTTTTGAGCTTGGAGACCTCATCATAACAACAGGCGGATTGGGTCCGACAAGGGATGATAAAACCAAAAAAGCACTGGCAGAATACTTCAATGATGAAATTGCATTGGATGAGGTGACTTTTAATCATCTTAAAAATTATATGGAGAAAAGGGGAAGGGCTGATATTCTTGAAAGAAATAGAGAACAGGCCTTTGTTCCTACAAAATCTGTTGTTTTTCAGAATCATTTCGGAACCGCGCCATGCATGATGATGGAGCAGGACGGAAAATTGAGTTTCAGTCTTCCCGGCGTTCCCTACGAAGTAAAACCGCTCATCAGAGACCAGATTGTTCCTTATCTAAAAGAAAAATTCAATCTGTATTATATCTATACCAGAATTGTTTCTGTGGTGGGAATTCCTGAAAGTATTCTTGCAGATATGATTGAAGACTGGGAGTTGGCGCTTCCGGAAAACCTGGCGCTTTCTTATCTTCCGGTGGGAACACGGGTTAAATTGAGATTAACGGCTTCAGGAGATAATGAAGCTGCCCTGAAGCTGCAGGCAGAAGAAGAGATCCAGAAACTCCTTCCTATAGTAGGTGATCACGTTATTGCTGTTTCAGAAGACAAAATAGAAAAGATCTTATCAGAGATCCTTACGGAAAGAAACCTGACGATTTCAACAGCAGAAAGCTGTACTGGAGGAGAGCTTGCAAAAATGATCACATCCACTGCCGGAAGCTCAAAATATTTTATAGGAGGTATTGTACCTTATGCCACAGAAAAGAAAATAGAGATTTTAAAGATTTCAAAAGAAACGGTAGACGAGTTTACTGTAGTAAGTGAGCAGGTGGCAAGTGAAATGGCAGAAGGCTGTCAGAAATTATTTGGTACAGACATTTCGCTCTCTACAACAGGTGTTGCTGGGCCGGGAAGAGGAGAGGATGGCCATGATGTAGGAACTGTTTTCTATAGCATTCGCATCAAGGACCAGGCGGTGACTTCAAAACTATACCTGCCACATCTGGACAGACTGGATTTCATGAATTTTGTTTCCCAGAAAATAATTCAGGATCTGATAGGACTTCTTATAAACAATTAATTACCAGCTTGTTTTTTTAATTTTATTTTAATTAAAATTGGTGTTGTTTTTCACACTTTTTGAGATCATCCTATAAATTTCATAAAGTGGAAAGTTCAAAACAGATTTTTCAAACCAACAATAAAAAACGCTGGAGAAGCGTACAGTGGGGAAGCCGTATTTTCATTTTCGTTGCCGTATTGCTGATCCTGGCTTTAGGGCTGATGATGAAAATGGAAAAAAGCCCAAAAATTCCTTTCAAAGAAGACTATAAAGCAGTAATTACCGCTAACAAACCTTATCTTCAGGAGAATAAAATATCTAAAGAATATAAAGGCTTCAGGAGTTTTATTTCTGAAAAAACAATGCACACCAGTCTTGCTAAAATTCAGCAGGCAAGAGCAGAAAGACTCAAAAATCAAAACAAAAACTGGTCCCAGTTTCCCGGCGGAATCCGCTCCGCATTCTATGTAGCCTGGGATCCGCAATCCCTGATGTCTCTGAAAAGAAATATCAGACACATCAACCTTGTTTTTCCGGAATGGTTTTTCCTCGATCCCAAAACAGGAGATCTGAAGACCAATATAGATCCGGAAGGTTATAAAATAATCAAAAGAACAGGAGTGGCTGCCATGCCGATTTTAAGTAATAATTCCGACCGGGAGTTCCGTTCTGAAGGACTGGGGAAAGTCCTCAAAGATCCTCAGAAAAGAACGAAACTTATTCAAAAACTGACACAGCAATGCAAGAAATTTCATTTTAAAGGAATCAATATTGACTTTGAAGATATGAACCTGGATTCTGATGAATATCTTATTGCCTTTATGAAGGAGCTTTCGGAAACTTTCAAACAGAACAAACTGCTGGTTACCATGGATATCATGACAGATAATGATGACTATAATATCCAGAAACTGAATCCCTATGTAAATTACTTCATCCTGATGGCTTATGATGAATATGCTGCAGACAGTGATGCGGGACCCGTTTCTTCACAAAAATGGATCGAAGCACAAACTGAAAAAATTCTTCAGAAAACCACTCCTGAAAAAATCATTCTCGGACTGGGGGCGTACGGCTACGACTGGAGCACAAATAAAGATGACAATAGTTCTGTTACCTATATGCAAGCCATTACAAAAGCCAGTGCAAGTAAGGCCGTGATTAATTTCGATGATAATACATTCAATTTAAATTATTCCTACACTGACTCTAAAAAAAATACCCATACGGTATTTTTCAACGATGCGGCATCCATTTTCAATACCATGCGTTTTTCCTCTGAATATCCGCTGGCAGGAACTGCCGTTTGGAGGCTGGGAAGTGAAGACAGCAGAATCTGGAATTTCTATGATAAAGACCTGACCTCTGCCGGTATGTCTAAGCTTAACTTAAAAATACTAGAAAATGTAAAAGGCCAGACCATGGTAGATTATATTGGAGACGGAGAGGTTTTGGATGTGTTAAATACCCCGCATGACGGAAAGATTGCATTGGAAATAGATTCTAAAGAAAAAATAATTACGGACGAAAATTATATCACGTATCCAAGTTCTTATGAAGTGAAAAAATACGGTGAGGCTCCTCAAAAAAATCTGGTTCTGACTTTTGATGATGGTCCGGACGAAACGTACACACCACAGATTTTAGATGTTCTGTCAAAATACCATGTCCCTGCTGCCTTTTTCCTTGTCGGACTCAATGCTGAAAGAAATCTTCCGCTGGTTAAAAGAATTTACCGGGAAGGCCATGAAATCGGGAATCATACTTTCACCCATGAAAATGTAGCTAAAGTAAGCCCGGAAAGAGCATTGCTGGAAATGAAGCTGACAAGGCTTCTCATAGAATGCGTTACAGGGCATAGTACCATTCTGTTCAGAGCACCTTATAACGCAGACTCTGAACCTACCACTTCTGAGGAGATCATTCCCGTAGCATTGGCAAGACAGCAGAATTATCTGGACATAGGAGAAAGTATAGATCCTGAAGACTGGCAGCCCGGAATAAAAGCAGATGAAATCATAAAACGCGTCATGGCAGGAATCAAACAGGAGCGTGGAAATATCATACTTCTGCATGATGCAGGCGGAGATACCAGAGAAGAAACTGTAAAAGCTCTTAAAATCCTGATACCAACACTGCAGAAACAAGGCTATCATTTCACGAATCTTGCCAGTATTCTGCATAAAAGCAAAAACGTGCTGATGCCGGAAGTGCCTAAAACAAGATCCTATTATATTATGCAGCTCAATCTGGTTCTGGCAACCGTAGTTTATGGAATAAGTCATTTTTTAGTCGCACTTTTCTCCATATTTATTGGGCTGGGCCTCATAAGACTGCTGTTTATGATGTATTGGGCTTTTAAAGAAAGAAAAAAAGAAAAAACATTAGGGAATTTCCCTGTTTTGGAATCTTATCCCAAAGTATCCATCATTGTTCCTGCTTATAACGAAGAAGTGAATATTATTTCTTCCCTGAGTAATTTATTGAAACAAACCTATCCGAATTTTGATATCATCATGGTGGATGATGGAAGTAAGGATTCAACCTTTGAAAAAGCAAAAGAAGAATTTCCAAACCATCCGAAGCTGAAAATCTTCACGAAATCAAACGGTGGAAAAGCAACAGCCCTGAACTTTGGGATATCCCAAACCGATGCAGAATATGTAGTCTGTATTGACGCAGATACCCAGCTTCAGCATGATGCCGTAAAATATCTTATCGCAAGGTTTTTAAATGCAGATCCCGAAGAAAAAATAGCAGCAGTGGCAGGCAATGTAAAAGTAGGAAACACTGTAAACTGGATCACCAGATGGCAGTCTATAGAATATACCACCAGTCAGAATTTCGACAGGTTAGCGTATGCCCATATCAATGCGATCACTGTGATTCCGGGTGCGATTGGGGCATTTAAAAAATCAGTGATCATCGAAGAAGGAGGATATTCCACCGATACATTGGCAGAAGACTGTGATATTACAGTAAAGATTTTAAAAGCAGGATACACCGTTGCCAATGAAAACAGGGCAGTTGCTGTGACCGAAGCTCCGGAAAGTATAAAACAGTTTTTAAAACAACGATTCCGCTGGACGTATGGAATTATGCAGATGTTCTGGAAACAGCACCAGACATTCCTCAATCCAAAATATAAAGGACTTGGACTTTGGGCAATGCCGAATATCTTACTTTTTCAATACATTATTCCATTCTTTTCACCTTTGGCAGATCTCATCATGTTCTTTGGAATTTTATCAGGAAATGGCGGAAAAATATTTACTTATTATCTGATCTTTCTTTTAGTAGATGCATCTCTCGCTCTTGCAGCTTTTATTATGCAGCGGGAGAAATTAACGAATCTGCTTTATGTAATTCCACAGCGGTTCGGGTACAGATGGCTTATGTATATCGTACTTTTCAGAAGCCTAAGAAAGGCCCTGAAAGGGGAAATGCAGTCCTGGGGATTTTTAAAAAGAACCGGTAATGTAAAAGAAATAGCGACGTCTTAATTTTTGTTTAAATTTGTTTACAGAAAAAGTAACAAATTGTTAAAACAATAGACATATACAATAAATTTGCTATCATAATGAAAAAACTAACGCTTTCTTTGTTTTTACTTGCAGGTGTTTGCTCACTGAATACCGTGAACGGACAGGCTAAAGCTGTAAAAACAGCAGTTAACAGCACAGACAAAGGCCTAGACCTTAGCCTGATGGACACTTCTGTACGTCCTCAGGATGATTTTTATAACTACGTAAGCGGAACCTGGATGAAAACAGCCAAGATCCCTTCCGATAAGCCGACTTGGGGAAGTTTCAACAAACTGGCTGAAGATACAGACAACAACTCAATGACTATCCTGAACTCCCTTCTGAAAGATAAATTTGCAGACGGAAGCGAAGGTAAAAAGATCCAGGATCTGTACGCTACATACATGAATATGCAGAAGAGAAATGCAGACGGGATCAAGCCAATCCAGGAGAACATTAATAAAATTGATGCCATTAAAAATCTGGCAGATCTTCAGAATTATCTGATCTCTGTAACAAAAGACGGAGAAAATACTTTGTACGGATGGGGTGTTGATGCAGATCTTAAAGATTCTAAAATGAATGCCGTGTACTTAGGGAATGCTTCTCTGGGATTAGGAAGAGATTACTATCAGAAAGTAAACGAAAAAAATACGGAAGCTCTTGCTGAGTATCAGAAGTATGTAGCTTCTATGCTTAAAGAATTAGGATATAAAAATGCTGATGCCGCTGCAAAAGGAATTGTAGATTACGAAAAAAGCATCGCAAAGACTTACCTTACCAACGAGCAGAGCCGTGATAATACCCTTCAGTACAACCCTAAAACAATGGCTGAGCTTTCAACATTGGTAAAAGGTGTTGATATTCCTGCCTACCTTAAAAAAGTTGGAGTAACTACAGATAAAGTAATCATCGGAGAAATTGGATATTACAAAGAATTCGATAAATTGGTGTCTGCT
The Chryseobacterium sp. W4I1 DNA segment above includes these coding regions:
- a CDS encoding DUF4139 domain-containing protein, encoding MKHYLILLISFSVSFLEAQEIKKEIEVKQATVFLQGAKVFGSTNVSLQKGRNRVRIINLPNNLDENTYKINLEKNTTLLSITPQNNFLKDDELSDSEKKPDDERKKLQRQANLLNIQIKNLTGEQNIINDNLKVSTNDKSTPQEQLMKLTEFYRKRMLEIDNQIFVLDEQKLVLDEGIAKINKQSGEEQTNKNTNRKELLLEILAENETNLNLGVSYIVSDAGWIPSYDLRAESVKKPLEMVYKGKIYQKTGQDWKNVKLFVSTYRPSYNQDRPILSPLYVAEYTAYNAQAETAGYQLKAAAKEVNSYQIRAEVAAKPSQIPVATVSDSQLNVIYELNYNQTILSQEKEQYVILDKKQIDATYKYHTVPKLNNQVFMMAFIKNWQNLNLISGEANIYFEDNYIGKTSITSNYVKDEFPISLGVDERITVKRIKLEDKTAQKNFNSNKWDTESYQISIRNNTKESIELEILDQLPISENSKILVKALEIGNGSLDEKTGSILWNRNISSGSSDKINFSYEVKYPKEMQVQYYSR
- a CDS encoding SIMPL domain-containing protein; amino-acid sequence: MKLRHFLLIGIFSLGSFVHAQEVKKNAIEVTGIAEMEVEPDEIIFNIGIKADNKNELADNEKKLFETLKNAGIKNDDIKFKSMYQNIYAKNGKFTKSYTFKANTKANISKVFEDLNQKWVSNLNIAEVKNTKIADFRKAVKINALKAAKEKADYLLESMGKKTGAPLEIIEIEDYTSDTVMPIAYKSGMRNIQLEAADASADISFENIENIKIKYSIKTRYEIL
- a CDS encoding VWA domain-containing protein; translated protein: MTTLKILALTACTAFLSSGSFSDSRCSNSTTADRAALIQSASLTPTVLTAKGNKIQVALLLDTSNSMDGLIDQAKSRLWNIVNTLTTLKYNGQASQIEIALYEYGNDGIRDENYIHQVTPLTQDLDLVSEKLFALRTNGGSEYCGAVIRDASNNLNWDGNEKSMKLIYIAGNEAFDQGKINYKEVISNTKSKNIYTNTIFCGSREEGIQTFWQNGATLGGGKYFNIDSDKRVIYIETPYDVRISECNTKLNDTYIYYGSHGSEYKLKQAAQDRNAEVQSVSNYVERTVAKSRKNAYNNDHWDLVDKAEKDASFISTVKDDALPSELKGKSKEEIKKAVAIKSAERGKIQKEIEELSRKRQEYIDTEMKKRGNPDSDDLGKAIEKSILEQAKASGYTSK
- a CDS encoding LytTR family DNA-binding domain-containing protein — its product is MKIKSVIVDDELIAREVLRNYITKYCPQVEIVGEAENIKEAVPLIAEKQPQLVFLDVEMPFGNAFDVLEATKEFSYETIFITAFSQYSLQALNKSASYYILKPIDIQELILAVNKVAESLEKKEELNRNKILLENLKLKSEKQQLILPTLQGFDVVKTEDILRLQADGNFTQVYLTDGSKKMVCRFLKHFDDLLENPFVRVHRSHIINSGFVKSYHKSGTIMLSDDTEIEVSGSFKDNFLKVFS
- a CDS encoding histidine kinase, with the translated sequence MKLVFKIFFIFILAAGNFCIAQDSARVTKAYKSAARLKKAVDNNDNKGVADTYVGIANDYFDQGNYAKSEEFLVKARNIYKNLNDKKNLEIVTRKIAQSQEKQNKITPAISNYSMAAEMSYTEKSRAVNANDVARLSSPTVEQKAEAIQDNINISLKGKDKGDLAASYSQMADVNIQQKDIPRAEENLNSAYAISKKEAPQQALEINQKLTNFYVENRNFEKAIEAKKKVLKEDFVKENSQEKVNQIQELADIYIKKNDPEEAVVLLKNAYGIALEKGHTLEAQKSVKRLDSLYNRSGNTDASMLLYRDFLGKLPDLVSKDRSLVDNKVLEDTEQRISQLEKERELKDALIRRKNVFNYSLIGVLILLTGLIIFIFRTLKKVQIKNKKIALQSLRREMNPHFIFNSLNSVNHFIATNNELEANQYLTKFSKLMRGVMENSTEDFIPFQQELDLLQNYLALEKTRFADKFDYKVEVDERLNMQSLKVPGMLVQPFLENAVWHGLRYRSEKGFLKLNFEKEAQHLKITIEDNGIGIEESKKQKTQHQKTREGRGMKNTLERIKLLNDLYKKDITSSIKDKENGSGVLVTIKINLS